The following coding sequences are from one Pocillopora verrucosa isolate sample1 chromosome 5, ASM3666991v2, whole genome shotgun sequence window:
- the LOC136280968 gene encoding polycystin-1-like protein 2: MMNASLSYDPDVGQGNHSGMSFTWYYGEINCNLSGRGCKTKDVFTGVNESTIHYSRNAFGVQMILNTSAMSPNKTYIVKLVVTKDCRNASAYQIIHMKNFNPFQISQSFLINHELKVVSPSVKLSVQAECQGSQCSEIASYEWILYKLYRCNSSVVWRKQDLQPITDTPLGSSYIVIKEGSLTGGENYRLKLFATTRDGLQGMSAYDFTTALPPTGGICGINPSSGISLKTNFNLTCIDWKSDQNPLSYKFHYQLENGVRSMLYHGLNNSVISWLPSGDILTDYSIKLILTVTDKVGVSAPAVYLLVKVKPPQSLGIKNVSGILTANDSSFNEAVNNGDLDKAAQIANSVLQIISNDTKMDSQDKARIQDLVIKRIVSLKVKSIPALLQSSSVIFFALRVAEKVSHKSLESSLTAIRSMTSLLWRTSYSKNIAEIPLVPQSAHNLALCLENVVKAGAVSASSHESLNIQEQGKSLVNTSMKVLGEVSAAVLALKVPDENMTSITTRELSMTLGRHTPERLAGLEIKGGNGRFIFPPNRTELVPKNNGTRFVDIQMVSISFNPYTWHSTKERVNSDVLVLNSKNDNNEMLEVSSLDEEIVIVVPLKPQTPSKEKSWYFIKKDELRFHEINVTHKNTLLILEILPQDPTVHLLVYMRFGQRPTTQEYDLNATISHSGNCVWKPTAQGKKEGETECSLNPLTPIEALAKRPGKYYLGFLSVVVKDTLVSSAVYDSKTYQNYTLKVTLGSCVFWSDKHEMWITTGCRVLAATDGFIKCSCNHLTAFGGSLLIKPNPIDFDKVQVEFNRLPETGNIAVIVTLAMIVFCYTIALIIVRKTDKRDGRDLGLPTQLPAPSNCTYEYEIVITTGVWKNSGTTAQVAMEIYGSDGNSGILRLCQGELGADDMSFSRSNSDLFVLNVNNSLGAIQEVRIGHDNSGDSPSWFLEEILIRDVQSDQSWKFIVGQWFALERGDGRIERIFDSTATQLDFSSEVARLWRRGLAQSHLWISVAAKPIRSRFTRVQRVSCCFSLLLASMLANAMFYKLDGKYEQSIQVGPLKFSWRQVVIGIESALIVAPINILIVLLFRKGAERSRSNDNHCFKAAVIHCIAWFGFFFSCCVSATFTVFYSLIWEKTVSEQWLFSVFVSLAQDVTFTEPVKLFFTALVLAAIFKIKAKRSEVLECENSNQGKSSSSKERFWKLKLSDVEKMRRSQAKKENLSRYFADLGIYLVFVFLLMVVCYGNKNDHRYLMTKSIRDGLPNFSDVADDKMYWSWLQDNFIPGVFSGRWYNGQVEKQTKYIGNKHSLLVGMPRIRQLRVKSTSCTIAMFKECYKGYSNTDEDKTACFKPGWKPVDNSTSNDELPRLCPKAWRYQSAKETDTVAKWGQLSFYHGEGFIADLGNDNQTGHRIITNLKKSCWLDKQTRVVVAEFSSFNPSVNILGVATYFYEVEASGFKVASTQIDVISRDSSDTASLQFYLICLFLFTLLVILHFGREIFRIYSHRSRYFQSVWHWVEMLQVVFSVLAVVIYLIRQHRVNTATGKLQENIDANISFQEAIIWQEADNAALGVLIFIVTVKLLRIIRLNSQVVVFSKALKISARSLSSFSIVLLTFFIAFLHFGVLMFGTGFERYSSVLKATYFQLELTLGRVKARPINELSETHNMYAKIFSFLILSTLTIVCMNFFIGMINDALLEAKNTAGQSVLHELVNKDPCISSKDRKAFFDVISHKLRQSKASRTLDEMEKSEMMVLREIKAEKQPSNVERKSFFDKTSRMLKAIRSINYNGQRKGKGRKNVRFQEDVVDSFLRKLDKKKNDLFQHLDRVISGFSEEEEDINHLLSYVEGSLGPR, from the exons ATGATGAACGCCTCATTATCATACGACCCTGATGTCGGACAAGGCAACCACTCAGGAATGAGCTTTACCTGGTATTATGGTGAGATCAATTGTAATCTCTCCGGACGGGGTTGTAAAACAAAAGATGTCTTCACAGGAGTAAACGAGTCAACGATCCACTATTCTAGGAACGCCTTTGGTGTACAAATGATCTTAAATACTTCAGCCATGTCTCCAAACAAGACATACATAGTGAAACTGGTCGTGACCAAGGACTGTCGCAACGCAAGCGCTTATCAAATCATCCATATGAAGAATTTTAACCCCTTTCAAATATCCCAAAG TTTCCTTATAAACCACGAACTCAAGGTCGTCAGTCCCTCAGTTAAGCTTAGTGTCCAGGCAGAATGCCAGGGATCACAGTGCTCTGAAATAGCTTCCTATGAATGGATTCTCTACAAGCTCTACAGGTGCAATTCGTCCGTTGTATGGAGGAAGCAAGACTTACAGCCTATCACTGATACGCCGCTCGGTTCAAGCTACATAGTAATCAAGGAAGGATCCCTTACTGGTGGAGAGAACTACCGCTTGAAACTATTCGCGACAACTAGAGACGGTTTACAAGGGATGAGTGCTTACGACTTCACCACCGCGTTACCCCCTACAGGGGGGATATGTGGGATAAATCCGTCAAGCGGCATCTCACTAAAAACCAATTTCAACCTGACTTGTATTGACTGGAAAAGTGATCAGAATCCTCTATCCTACAAATTTCATTATCAACTAGAGAATGGTGTGCGCAGCATGCTATATCATGGCTTGAACAACAGTGTTATCTCTTGGCTACCGTCCGGCGACATTTTAACAGACTATTCTATAAAGCTCATCCTTACAGTGACTGATAAAGTCGGTGTGTCTGCCCCTGCTGTTTACCTATTGGTCAAG GTTAAGCCTCCACAGTCTTTGGGAATAAAAAACGTCTCTGGCATTCTCACAGCAAATGACAGCTCATTTAATGAAGCCGTTAACAATGGAGACTTGGATAAAGCTGCACAAATAGCAAACTCTGTTctccaaattatttcaaatgatacTAAAATGGATTCACAAGATAAAGCTAGG ATTCAAGATTTAGTCATCAAGAGGATTGTCTCGCTGAAAGTGAAAAGCATCCCAGCGCTGCTCCAAAGTTcctctgtgattttttttgctCTACGGGTGGCGGAGAAAGTGTCTCACAAGTCACTG GAATCATCCCTGACTGCTATTCGCTCGATGACATCACTTCTCTGGAGGACTTCCTATTCGAAAAACATAGCTGAAATTCCTCTGGTACCTCAATCTGCACACAACTTAGCTTTGTGTCTTGAAAACGTGGTAAAAGCAGGAGCAGTGAGTGCGTCAAGTCATGAAAGTTTAAATATCCAGGAACAG GGTAAATCATTAGTAAACACTTCTATGAAGGTCCTTGGTGAAGTTTCGGCCGCAGTGCTGGCTCTAAAGGTGCCGGATGAAAATATGACATCGATCACAACGAGAGAACTGTCCATGACATTAGGGCGACACACCCCTGAGAGACTTGCAGGGTTGGAGATAAAAGGAGGAAATGGTCGGTTCATTTTCCCGCCGAACAGAACAGAACTAGTTCCCAAAAATAACGGAACACGTTTCGTTGATATTCAG ATGGTGTCTATTTCGTTCAACCCATACACTTGGCACAGTACAAAAGAGCGAGTCAACTCTGATGTTCTAGTCCTGAACTCGAAAAACGACAACAACGAAATGTTGGAAGTATCAAGTCTAGACGAAGAAATTGTCATTGTTGTGCCGTTAAAACCACAAACACCTTCCAAGGAGAAGTCGTGgtattttataaagaaagatGAGCTACGTTTCCACGAGATAAATGTCACGCACAAAAATACCCTACTGATACTGGAAATTTTACCGCAAGATCCAACTGTACATCTCCTTGTTTACATGCGCTTTGGTCAGCGGCCAACGACCCAAGAATATGACCTCAATGCTACTATCTCCCATAGCGGTAATTGCGTGTGGAAGCCAACTGCGCAAGgcaaaaaagaaggagaaacgGAGTGCTCTTTGAATCCACTTACACCGATAGAAGCTTTAGCTAAACGTCCGGGAAAGTACTATCTTGGTTTCCTTAGCGTCGTAGTCAAAGACACCTTAGTCAGTAGCGCAGTTTATGACTCCAAAACATATCAGAACTACACTCTTAAGGTGACTTTAGGAAGCTGTGTGTTCTGGTCGGATAAGCATGAGATGTGGATAACAACTGGCTGTCGG GTTTTAGCTGCAACAGATGGTTTTATAAAATGCAGTTGTAACCATCTGACAGCATTTGGAGGAAGTCTCTTAATTAAACCGAATCCTATCGACTTTGACAAGGTTCAAGTGGAGTTTAATAGGTTACCAGAGACTGGAAATATTGCAGTTATTGTGACGTTAGCTATGATCGTCTTCTGTTATACGATCGCACTCATTATTGTCAGGAAAACTGACAAACGCGACGGAAGAGAT cttggTCTTCCAACACAACTTCCAGCCCCATCAAACTGTACATACGAGTACGAAATAGTGATCACTACAGGGGTCTGGAAGAACTCTGGCACAACTGCTCAAGTTGCCATGGAGATTTACGGTTCTGATGGAAATAGTGGCATTCTTCGGCTTTGCCAGGGAGAGCTTGGTGCAGATGATATGTCATTCTCTCGAAGTAATTCAGACCTATTTGTACTTAATGTTAACAACTCACTTGGTGCAATACAAGAAGTGAGGATTGGTCATGATAACTCTGGTGACAGTCCCTCCTGGTTTTTAGAGGAAATTTTGATCCGTGATGTACAATCTGATCAGTCGTGGAAATTCATAGTCGGTCAGTGGTTCGCTCTTGAGCGCGGAGATGGGCGTATTGAGCGAATATTTGACTCTACTGCAACTCAACTAGATTTCAGCAGCGAGGTTGCAAGACTATGGCGGAGAGGCCTCGCACAGTCGCATCTTTGGATTTCAGTTGCAGCCAAGCCAATAAGAAGCCGCTTTACAAGAGTACAGCGGGTTTCTTGCTGCTTTTCATTGCTACTGGCATCTATGTTAGCTAACGCGATGTTCTATAAGCTAGATGGCAAATATGAACAGTCCATCCAAGTTGGACCGTTGAAATTCTCGTGGAGACAAGTTGTTATTGGTATTGAAAGTGCGCTTATTGTGGCACCCATAAACATACTCATAGTGTTATTGTTTCGAAAAGGAGCCGAAAGGTCCAGAAGTAACGATAACCATTGTTTTAAAGCTGCTGTAATCCATTGTATCGCCtggtttgggttttttttttcttgttgtgttTCTGCCACATTTACAGTCTTCTACAGTTTGATTTGGGAAAAGACTGTTAGCGAGCAGTGGCTTTTCTCAGTGTTCGTCTCACTTGCGCAGGATGTGACCTTCACGGAACcagtaaaattgttctttacagCTTTGGTCCTCGCagccattttcaaaataaaggCTAAAAGATCAGAGGTACTAGAATGCGAAAATTCTAATCAAGGTAAAAGTAGCAGCTCgaaagaaagattttggaaGCTGAAATTGTCAGATGTGGAAAAGATGAGAAGAAGCCAAGCCAAGAAAGAGAACCTGTCACGTTATTTCGCAGATTTGGGTATCTACTTGGTCTTCGTTTTCTTGCTGATGGTAGTGTGCTATGGAAACAAAAATGACCATCGGTACCTGATGACAAAATCAATCCGAGATGGCTTGCCAAACTTTAGTGAT GTGGCAGACGACAAGATGTACTGGAGCTGGTTGCAAGATAATTTTATTCCTGGAGTGTTTTCTGGCAGATGGTACAACGGTCAAGTggagaaacaaacaaagtacATTGGAAATAAACATTCTCTTCTTGTTGGAATGCCTCGAATAAGGCAACTCAGAGTGAAATCGA CTTCGTGTACCATTGCAATGTTTAAAGAATGCTACAAAGGGTATTCTAACACAGACGAAGACAAGACCGCCTGCTTTAAGCCGGGATGGAAGCCTGTTGATAACTCCACGAGTAACGACGAATTGCCACGACTTTGCCCGAAGGCATGGCGATATCAAAGTGCGAAGGAAACCGACACCGTAGCAAAGTGGGGACAGTTGTCATTTTATCACGGAGAAGGATTTATAGCAGATCTTGGGAACGACAACCAAACAGGACATCGcataataacaaatttaaaaaaaagttgttggcTAGACAAGCAAACGAGAGTTGTCGTCGCAGAGTTTTCCTCGTTTAATCCCTCAGTGAATATTTTAGGTGTTGCCACATACTTCTACGAAGTTGAGGCGTCGGGATTCAAAGTCGCCTCGACACAAATTGATGTCATTTCTCGTGATTCTTCGGATACAGCTTCACTTCAGTTTTACTTGATCTGCCTTTTTCTATTTACTTTACTCGTTATTCTGCATTTTGGAAGAGAGATTTTCAGAATTTATAGTCATCGCTCTCGTTATTTCCAGTCCGTGTGGCATTGGGTGGAGATGCTCCAAGTTGTTTTTTCTGTGTTAGCCGTTGTAATTTACCTTATACGACAACATAGAGTAAATACAGCGACGGGAAAGTTGCAAGAAAACATTGACGCAAACATCAGTTTTCAAGAAGCTATAATTTGGCAGGAAGCAGACAATGCTGCACTTGGAGTCCTAATTTTTATCGTCACTGTAAAGCTCTTGAGAATCATTCGGTTGAATAGTCAAGTTGTTGTATTCTCCAAAGCATTGAAGATATCAGCGCGATCCTTGTCATCGTTTAGCATTGTTCTATTGACTTTCTTTATTGCATTTCTGCACTTCGGTGTTTTGATGTTTGGCACTGGATTTGAGCGCTATTCTTCTGTGCTTAAAGCAACTTATTTCCAACTCGAGCTAACTCTAGGGCGAGTGAAAGCTAGACCAATCAATGAACTGTCCGAGACTCACAACATGTACGCCAAAATCTTCTCCTTCTTAATTCTTTCAACCCTTACTATCGTCTGCATGAATTTTTTCATCGGTATGATAAACGATGCACTTCTGGAAGCAAAGAACACCGCTGGCCAAAGTGTACTGCACGAACTTGTTAATAAAGATCCTTGCATAAGCTCAAAGGACAGAAAAGCATTTTTCGATGTGATCAGTCACAAGCTGCGACAGTCGAAGGCCTCACGAACGCTAGACGAGATGGAGAAAAGTGAGATGATGGTTTTAAGGGAAATAAAAGCAGAGAAACAGCCAAGCAACGTGGAGAGAAAATCATTCTTTGATAAGACAAGCAGAATGTTAAAAGCGATAAGAAGTATCAACTATAACGGACAAAGAAAGGGCAAAGGTAGAAAGAACGTAAGATTTCAAGAGGATGTCGTCGACTCTTTTCTTCGGAAATTGGATAAAAAGAAGAATGACTTGTTTCAACATCTAGATAGAGTTATTTCAGGGTTttcagaagaagaagaggatATTAATCATTTGCTGAGCTACGTTGAAGGCTCACTCGGACCacgatga
- the LOC136280969 gene encoding protein mono-ADP-ribosyltransferase PARP14-like: MAGGWARSAFHTTEGSRSTRDAVNNYIERISGYDVKNVDMFKLNGKAIVTLNTDRIADFAKIVQESKRRPLEGVTVSIERAPECKSIFVSGFSENTTKEQVEEYFDALSSLEDVVFSPWDEKRKEKRAIVYFKEKKGVKKCTKTDHFIDGKALHVEAFFPFMGTLLPVNEPSKSSRPTSGEVGGSWQPQFYKAVDEDIGEFLMKSNQEAKLRGLLHSSEHACVRWTNEEGYLLIKYDTSGKRVDKEFEEEAWKKRCFDIIDQYIDSCTTKELSVDTEVWEAVVDQLPKLEKLLPKFTAQVKLLKLSHSVKLICQKSNMPEFADILERRLKDIKQEELEKKLDQKTLTDISTEKLQLLQNCGIENILKEEFDQDIQLKIDLSNKNLLIKTPKGHMPSVMTYLRQRLDEIGQNAISQPPEILEILKTKVGKRKMTQELPDGCAFNVDEKSKKVILLGRTLSQTCAGREKAETVLLDDRSLKVTQADNDLMLSPKWDELCKKLVKRLTIRHKRELTCIAVFGFKNDVEEAVKKMRDFRNEKKSTEGEFRLDSPINRKFFTDYYKEELQKIEEELAPCAVKISLDESGNRIKYSGTDDGVKDAEERLYVLLDQIKEKSLPIQKPGMRNFLAQGVGKNFVDTVERENKCIIRIAEEIEEEVEDEMEGSDGDELSNTCSRGEEELDDADTFLTNEGKKVIWKSGNIEEEQADVLVCSVGSKFNLTVGAIANAISKAAGPELQGELRQKTIGRTLGEGDIVHTKAGHLNCRYVIHCVCCPWKGNPQDEQLLQDLLRKCFDKASELGACSIGLPLVGTGNLGFPYARAVQIMIQAAVDYSHANPDSPLEEIRFVVFSGDQKGIGTFEEQFEEFKKEKRPDVKPRKPQVRRSKLKPVPPDFKCKEIQIGELSLKVLKGDITQDRSDAICNVVTQDLKMNSGTLSSAILAASGNTVEDELQSKAPQVPGDIVTTSGGCLSAMHIIHMVVGPGTKKHLQTCVEKALKEVDSVGLRSVSIPAVGSGGLGHTAEQSAEVVFGAIRACTVKPFNSIREVRVVVFDISIIGAYLAELEAIQKEASESSSCAEEEDDLTYHETGAESSTEELRRKHRRQKIIFHGRLESFDAVDTALKEGVMKACGDPRVIKHEVIGRLSKGSMRELKKMSRMRDVKLDQPEPGTIILQGRPKDVMEINSELSNVIQEHVEREHKQELAEQMSKTVQWYLVNTGGKLVPFDKMANNEIESACKAKKPSLLFTHQNLKAEINFGNEEVTFLRTGAIKRVLRRDVLPLPDEWDPQPRDVNGKEETLHLVSLEKGSKEYKKVQEKFLQTMSGKAVITNIERIQNPSMHNSYMVRKQIMDAKNGTIDNELELFHGTKAESIKAINVQGFDRSLCGANGNAYGDGVYFAKDASYSKTYSKPGPNGDCFMYLARVLVGKYTVGEQGWKKPPPKDLSKPEILFDSLVNREENPTIFVVFNDFHVYPTYLISFKTWELS; the protein is encoded by the exons ATGGCAGGTGGTTGGGCGAGGTCAGCGTTCCATACCACAGAGGGAAGTCG GTCAACACGAGATGCTGTGAACAATTACATAGAACGAATCAGTGGTTATGATGTTAAGAACGTGGACATGTTCAAACTTAATGGAAAAGCAATAGTAACGCTAAACACTGACAGAATTGCAG attttgcaAAGATTGTTCAAGAATCGAAGAGAAGGCCGCTTGAAGGTGTCACCGTCTCAATTGAAAGAGCTCCTGAATGTAAGAGCATCTTTGTGAGCGGATTTTCtgaaaatacaacaaaagaacAAGTGGAAGAGTACTTTGATGCTTTGAGTTCATTAGAAGATGTTGTATTCAGTCCATGGGATGagaagagaaaagagaagagagcGATTGTAtacttcaaagaaaagaaag gtgTGAAAAAATGTACGAAGACAGATCACTTCATAGATGGAAAAGCTTTACATGTAGaggctttctttccttttatggGCACACTGCTGCCTGTCAACGAACCGTCAAAATCATCACGTCCTACTTCGGGTGAAGTGGGAGGATCTTGGCAGCCCCAGTTTTACAAGGCTGTTGATGAAGACATCGGGGAGTTTTTGATGAAGTCCAACCAAGAGGCCAAATTAAGAGGACTTCTTCATTCGAGTGAACATGCTTGTGTAAGGTGGACAAACGAAGAGGGATATCTGCTGATAAAATATGACACCTCAGGCAAAAGAGTTGACAAGGAGTTTGAGGAGGAAGCATGGAAAAAGAGATGTTTCGATATAATCGACCAATACATCGACAGTTGCACGACAAAAGAACTTTCAGTAGACACAGAGGTTTGGGAGGCAGTGGTTGATCAGTTACCAAAACTGGAAAAACTTCTTCCGAAGTTCACAGCGCAAGTGAAACTACTGAAGTTGTCTCACTCCGTAAAGTTGATTTGCCAGAAGTCAAACATGCCAGAGTTTGCTGACATCCTCGAAAGACGTTTGAAGGACATCAAACAGGAGGAACTCGAGAAAAAGCTAGATCAGAAGACGCTCACCGACATATCCACTGAAAAGCTACAACTTCTTCAAAATTGTGGGATCGAGAACATTTTGAAGGAGGAGTTTGATCAAGATATTCAACTTAAGATTGACTTGAGTAACAAGAACCTTCTAATTAAAACTCCCAAGGGACACATGCCATCCGTCATGACCTATCTTCGGCAGCGTTTGGACGAAATTGGTCAAAACGCAATATCGCAGCCCCCGGAAATTTTAGAAATCTTGAAGACAAAAGTCGGGAAACGAAAGATGACGCAGGAACTTCCCGATGGATGTGCTTTTAATGTcgatgaaaaaagcaaaaaagttatcCTCCTTGGGAGAACACTTTCTCAAACCTGTGCGGGAAGAGAAAAGGCAGAGACTGTTCTGTTAGATGACCGTAGTCTCAAGGTAACCCAGGCTGATAATGACCTCATGCTTTCACCAAAGTGGGATGAGCTTTGTAAGAAGTTAGTAAAACGTCTGACGATCCGTCATAAACGCGAATTGACTTGTATTGCCGTCTTTGGGTTCAAAAACGACGTTGAAGAGGCtgtaaagaaaatgagagactttcgtaatgaaaaaaaatcaaccgaAGGTGAATTCAGGCTCGATTCTCCCATCAATCGAAAGTTCTTCACCGACTACTACAAGGAAGAACTTCAGAAAATTGAGGAAGAACTCGCCCCTTGTGCGGTGAAGATTTCTTTGGATGAAAGCGGTAATCGAATTAAGTATTCTGGAACAGACGACGGCGTAAAGGATGCTGAAGAACGGTTATATGTTCTGCTTgaccaaatcaaagaaaagagtcTCCCTATTCAAAAACCTGGCATGAGAAACTTCTTGGCCCAAGGTGTGGGAAAAAACTTTGTTGACACCGTGGAGCGAGAAAACAAGTGTATCATCAGGATTGCGGAGGAAATTGAGGAAGAAGTTGAGGACGAAATGGAGGGAAGTGACGGTGATGAGCTTTCGAACACTTGCAGCAGAGGCGAGGAGGAGCTTGATGATGCTGACACATTTTTGACTAACGAGGGCAAAAAGGTGATCTGGAAGAGTGGAAATATCGAGGAAGAGCAG GCAGACGTCTTGGTGTGCTCTGTGGGATCGAAATTTAATCTTACGGTCGGTGCAATTGCCAATGCCATTAGCAAAGCTGCAGGTCCGGAGCTGCAAGGGGAGTTAAGGCAGAAGACGATAGGAAGGACTTTGGGTGAAGGTGATATTGTCCACACTAAGGCAGGACACCTGAATTGCCGTTACGTCATCCACTGTGTGTGTTGTCCTTGGAAAGGAAATCCTCAGGACGAGCAG CTTCTACAGGATCTACTGCGAAAGTGCTTTGACAAAGCTTCGGAGCTTGGTGCATGTTCTATTGGCCTACCACTTGTTGGAACCGGTAATCTTGGTTTTCCTTACGCCAGAGCTGTCCAGATTATGATCCAGGCAGCTGTCGACTACAGTCACGCCAATCCAGATTCTCCCTTGGAGGAAATAAGATTTGTCGTGTTTAGCGGTGATCAGAAAGGAATAGGAACGTTCGAAGAACAATTTGAAGagtttaagaaggaaaaaagacctGACGTGAAACCTCGAAAGCCACAGGTTCGCCGAAGCAAACTTAAACCTGTTCCACCTGACTTTAAATGCAAAGAGATTCAAATCGGCGAGCTATCGTTGAAGGTGTTGAAAGGTGACATAACCCAGGATAGATCAGATGCCATATGTAACGTAGTAACTCAAGATCTGAAAATGAATAGTGGAACCCTAAGCAGCGCTATCCTTGCAGCAAGTGGAAACACTGTAGAAGACGAGTTACAGTCAAAGGCACCTCAGGTCCCAGGAGATATCGTGACTACTTCAGGCGGCTGCTTGTCTGCAATGCACATCATTCATATGGTTGTGGGACCAGGAACGAAGAAACATCTTCAAACTTGCGTGGAGAAGGCGCTCAAAGAAGTGGATTCTGTGGGTTTGAGGTCAGTGTCCATTCCAGCAGTTGGTAGCGGAGGACTAGGACATACAGCTGAGCAATCGGCAGAGGTGGTTTTTGGGGCAATCCGTGCATGCACCGTGAAACCATTTAATTCCATTCGTGAGGTCAGAGTAGTTGTTTTTGATATTTCTATCATTGGTGCGTACTTAGCGGAGCTGGAAGCAATCCAAAAAGAAGCCTCGGAATCCTCTTCATGTGCTGAAGAAGAAGATGATCTCACCTATCACGAAACAGGTGCAGAATCTTCCACTGAGGAATTAAGAAGAAAACATCGTCGCCAGAAGATCATCTTTCACGGCCGCCTGGAGTCTTTTGATGCGGTTGATACTGCCTTGAAAGAAGGGGTAATGAAAGCTTGCGGTGATCCTCGTGTAATCAAGCACGAAGTGATCGGTCGTCTTTCCAAAGGAAGTATGCGAGAGCTGAAGAAAATGTCTCGTATGCGAGATGTAAAATTGGATCAACCAGAACCTGGGACTATAATATTGCAAGGGCGCCCGAAAGATGTAATGGAAATCAACTCAGAACTATCAAATGTGATCCAAGAGCACGTGGAAAGGGAGCATAAGCAGGAGCTGGCGGAGCAGATGTCGAAAACTGTGCAATGGTACCTGGTCAATACAGGAGGAAAACTCGTTCCTTTCGACAAGATGGCCAACAATGAGATAGAATCAGCCTGTAAAGCAAAGAAACCATCCCTTCTATTCACGCATCAGAACTTGAAGGCTGAAATCAATTTCGGAAATGAAGAGGTAACGTTCTTAAGAACCGGAGCAATCAAAAGGGTCCTGCGCAGAGATG tgCTGCCTCTTCCTGATGAATGGGATCCCCAGCCTCGAGATGTCAATGGAAAGGAAGAGACACTACATCTGGTCAGCCTTGAGAAGGGCTCCAAAGAGTATAAAAAGGTCCAAGAGAAGTTCCTCCAAACGATGAGTGGTAAGGCGGTAATAACAAACATTGAGCGCATTCAAAATCCATCGATGCATAATTCCTATATGGTGAGGAAGCAAATTATGGATGCAAAGAATGGAACCATCGACAACGAACTGGAACTTTTCCATGGGACAAAGGCAGAAAGCATCAAAGCGATCAATGTTCAGGGATTTGATAGGAGTTTATGTGGTGCGAACG GTAACGCTTATGGCGATGGTGTTTACTTCGCAAAAGATGCTTCCTATTCCAAAACATACTCAAAACCAGGCCCAAATGGTGATTGCTTCATGTATCTAGCCAGAGTTTTGGTTGGAAAATACACCGTGGGCGAGCAAGGGTGGAAAAAACCTCCCCCCAAGGACCTCAGCAAGCCAGAGATACTCTTCGACTCGCTGGTAAACAGAGAGGAAAATCCAACCATTTTCGTGGTTTTCAACGATTTCCATGTGTACCCTACATACTTAATAAGTTTTAAGACATGGGAATTATCTTGA
- the LOC131793966 gene encoding enoyl-CoA hydratase domain-containing protein 3, mitochondrial: MNKMLQSVCRRVPFKRSLTAQLSKRFLSQTKDESLTICSQEDGIRRIVLNNPKRRNALSLKMLDAIKSNLLQNVDSELRVIVLSANGGVFSSGHDLKELTEEEGTDHHAQIFHHCTEVMTLVQDISVPVIAQVNGLATAAGCQLVASCDIAVASSNSQFATPGVNIGLFCSTPGVALARAVPRKVALEMLFTGNPISADDALKSGLLSKVVPEEKLEEEVNAIATKIASLSQPVVAMGKSCFYSQTMKGRDQAYVEAEAVMVENLKLRDGQEGIKAFLQKKKPS, translated from the exons ATGAATAAAATGTTGCAATCGGTCTGTAGACGTGTTCCTTTTAAGAGATCTCTGACTGCCCAG TTAAGCAAGAGGTTTCTGAGTCAAACAAAAGATGAGAGTCTCACGATTTGCAGTCAAGAAGATGGCATAAGGAGAATTGTACTAAACAATCCAAAACGAAG GAATGCCCTTTCCTTGAAAATGCTGGATGCAATTAAGTCAAACCTACTTCAAAATGTAGACTCTGAACTTAGAGTTATTGTCTTGTCTGCAAATGGAGGTGTTTTTTCCTCTGGACATGACCTTAAAGAACTG ACAGAAGAAGAAGGAACTGACCATCATGCCCAAATCTTTCATCATTGCACTGAAGTCATGACACTTGTTCAG gATATTTCTGTTCCTGTCATAGCACAAGTGAATG GACTTGCAACTGCTGCAGGATGTCAATTAGTAGCCAGTTGTGATATTGCAGTGGCCTCCTCTAATTCACAATTTGCTACACCAGG tgTCAACATTGGGTTATTTTGTTCTACTCCTGGAGTTGCTTTGGCTCGTGCTGTACCTAGAAAAGTGGCATTAGAAATGTTATTTACTGGCAACCCTATTAGTGCAGATG ATGCTCTTAAGTCTGGCCTCCTTAGCAAGGTTGTACCTGAGGAAAAACTAGAAGAAGAAGTCAATGCAATTGCTACAAAGATTGCTTCATTAAGTCAGCCTGTTGTAGCTATGGGAAAGTCATGTTTCTACTCACAAACCATGAAAGGACGGGATCAAGCTTATGT AGAGGCGGAGGCAGTGATGGTTGAGAACCTGAAGCTTCGTGATGGGCAGGAAGGAATCAAggcttttcttcaaaaaaagaaGCCATCTTGA